The Rhodocytophaga rosea genome has a segment encoding these proteins:
- a CDS encoding DUF3140 domain-containing protein codes for MAQGKANTEMDEIYQEFKELVNMTPGQIENHLATEESKKVGFKEEEGGESVGHQSGRKIIHIKQKKKADLTDDDYAHMRKVTGYIKRHSAQKPSGDISDTPWRYSLMNWGHDPEKK; via the coding sequence ATGGCACAAGGAAAAGCAAACACCGAAATGGATGAAATTTACCAGGAATTTAAGGAACTGGTAAACATGACTCCAGGGCAAATTGAAAACCACTTAGCTACCGAAGAATCTAAGAAAGTAGGCTTTAAGGAAGAAGAAGGCGGAGAATCAGTAGGCCACCAGTCTGGCAGAAAGATCATCCACATCAAACAGAAGAAAAAAGCCGACCTGACAGACGATGATTATGCCCACATGCGCAAAGTGACCGGCTATATCAAACGGCACTCCGCACAAAAACCTAGCGGCGATATCAGCGATACTCCCTGGCGTTATTCTCTGATGAATTGGGGCCATGATCCGGAGAAGAAGTGA
- a CDS encoding sialidase family protein, with protein sequence MRIKTYYLAVLSLFILSAYVIRENNTAISIAPAGKQPSIAISQKGEMKIVYGKNDSLYYTSSADGNSFSAPAGIAHLKGLGLGMSRGPQIAITKDFTVVAAASGAGNIYAYQLNHQTKQWSKAIQINDVDTLAKEAFVSIAAGEDNQVYAVWLDLRSDRQNKIFGSVSADGGKTWSANKLIYQSPEGKGSVCECCKPSVTASGKQVHIMFRNSIKGTRDLYVISSMDGGRTFGQAQKLGNDTWVLKACPMDGGDLAVNAKGKVLTVWRRKNEIFMAEPGKAEQRISEGKTPVVSRTASGDVVAWHNKGQILVKSTRQDQAQVLGNGTHPKLIPIPGKNAVFCVWENETGVMGQRVDL encoded by the coding sequence ATGAGAATTAAAACATATTACCTGGCCGTATTAAGTTTGTTTATACTATCAGCCTATGTGATCAGAGAAAATAATACAGCCATTTCCATCGCACCTGCAGGAAAGCAACCCAGCATAGCCATTAGTCAGAAGGGCGAAATGAAAATAGTCTACGGAAAGAATGACAGCCTGTATTATACTTCGTCTGCGGATGGAAATTCATTTTCGGCACCTGCAGGTATCGCACACCTGAAAGGCTTAGGTCTGGGTATGTCGAGAGGGCCGCAGATAGCCATTACCAAAGATTTTACGGTAGTGGCTGCTGCCAGCGGTGCCGGCAATATTTATGCGTATCAACTGAACCATCAGACAAAACAATGGAGCAAGGCGATTCAAATAAATGATGTAGATACCCTGGCCAAAGAAGCCTTTGTATCCATTGCTGCCGGCGAAGATAACCAGGTATATGCTGTCTGGCTCGATTTAAGAAGTGATCGGCAAAATAAGATTTTCGGATCTGTTTCGGCAGACGGAGGAAAAACCTGGTCAGCCAATAAGCTGATCTATCAGTCTCCGGAAGGCAAAGGTTCGGTGTGTGAATGCTGCAAACCCTCGGTTACTGCTTCCGGCAAACAAGTACATATCATGTTCCGTAATTCAATAAAAGGTACCAGGGATTTGTATGTGATCAGTTCGATGGATGGTGGACGCACCTTCGGACAAGCCCAGAAATTAGGCAATGATACCTGGGTGTTGAAAGCATGCCCGATGGATGGAGGTGATCTTGCGGTAAATGCCAAGGGAAAAGTGTTAACGGTATGGCGGCGGAAAAACGAGATATTTATGGCTGAACCGGGAAAAGCGGAGCAGCGCATCAGCGAAGGAAAAACTCCTGTAGTGTCCAGAACAGCCAGTGGTGATGTGGTAGCCTGGCACAACAAGGGACAGATTCTGGTAAAAAGTACCCGGCAAGACCAAGCACAAGTTTTGGGGAATGGTACCCATCCTAAACTCATTCCTATACCTGGAAAAAACGCCGTATTTTGTGTCTGGGAGAATGAAACTGGCGTGATGGGCCAGAGAGTGGATTTATAA
- a CDS encoding dipeptide epimerase — MKLILRRFALPLRHTFTISYDSRDVQETLIVELQKDGQSGYGEATSNPYYGVTIESMMAVLDNIRPLIENYSFDTPESFWAFMQPYLKEHSFAQCALDMAAQDLYGKLQGKPLYQLWGLQAEGVPLTNYTIGIDSIEKMASKMKEMPWPLYKIKLGTKDDVAIIKELRKHTDAVFRVDANGAWGVEETINNARIFATLNVEFIEQPLKAGNLEGMKQVYQLSVLPVIADESCIEEADVQKCYGHFHGINIKLVKCGGLTPARRMIAQARELGMKVMVGCMTESSIGISAIAQLSPLLDYVDMDGALLLKEDIATGVTIQDGKVAYPPVNGTGAALIK; from the coding sequence ATGAAATTAATCCTGCGGCGTTTTGCATTGCCCCTCCGGCATACGTTTACTATTTCTTATGATTCCCGCGATGTGCAGGAAACCCTGATTGTAGAATTGCAGAAGGATGGCCAGAGCGGATATGGGGAAGCTACCTCCAACCCTTATTACGGCGTTACGATTGAAAGTATGATGGCTGTACTTGACAATATCCGTCCCTTGATTGAAAATTATTCTTTTGATACGCCGGAATCTTTCTGGGCATTTATGCAGCCTTATCTGAAAGAACATTCTTTTGCACAATGTGCCCTGGATATGGCTGCGCAGGATCTGTATGGAAAATTGCAAGGTAAGCCGCTGTATCAGTTGTGGGGTTTACAGGCAGAAGGCGTACCACTTACCAATTATACCATTGGGATTGATTCCATAGAAAAAATGGCATCGAAAATGAAGGAAATGCCCTGGCCTTTGTATAAAATAAAACTGGGAACCAAAGACGATGTCGCCATTATTAAAGAACTTCGCAAACACACTGATGCAGTTTTCCGGGTAGATGCCAATGGAGCATGGGGTGTAGAAGAAACCATCAATAATGCCAGAATTTTTGCCACGCTCAATGTAGAATTTATTGAACAGCCCCTGAAAGCCGGTAATCTGGAAGGCATGAAGCAGGTGTACCAGCTGTCTGTTCTGCCAGTGATTGCCGACGAAAGTTGTATTGAAGAAGCCGATGTACAGAAATGTTACGGTCATTTTCATGGCATTAATATCAAGCTTGTAAAATGCGGTGGACTTACCCCGGCCAGGCGCATGATCGCCCAGGCCCGTGAGCTGGGTATGAAAGTAATGGTAGGTTGTATGACCGAATCCAGTATAGGTATTTCTGCCATTGCCCAGCTTTCGCCGCTGCTCGATTATGTGGATATGGATGGCGCGCTGTTGCTGAAAGAAGATATTGCTACTGGCGTAACTATTCAGGATGGAAAAGTTGCCTATCCGCCCGTAAATGGAACAGGCGCAGCGTTGATTAAATAA
- a CDS encoding aminotransferase class I/II-fold pyridoxal phosphate-dependent enzyme has product MKETLYIDHLPDRTILVEGKEFLYCSGTSYLGMAKNEVFSSFLQEGMARYGTNYASSRISNLQLQVYQEAEAYLSQLTGAEAAVTLSSGFLTGQMVVRLLENTGMLMYAPRTHPALWRSADDFFDGDYQQWVDIIMDVLTSMSDANIVILTNSLDPLQAKRYSFDWLQHLPTDKSITLVVDDSHGFGITGKNGAGIFQELIAYKHIRPIVVSSFGKAFGIPGGVVLSDRATVETFKRNPFFGGSSPVIPAYLYTFLRSENLYQQERQKLFANIRQFESFISNTGLFEYFPDYPVFYTRENTLATYLKENNILISSFPYPSPESKLVTRVVINSLHTPDDIFRLAQAINRFVNLM; this is encoded by the coding sequence TTGAAAGAAACCCTCTATATAGATCATCTTCCCGACCGCACCATACTTGTGGAGGGAAAAGAGTTTTTGTATTGCAGCGGAACTTCTTACCTGGGAATGGCAAAAAACGAGGTGTTCAGCAGCTTCTTGCAGGAAGGAATGGCCAGGTATGGTACCAATTACGCCAGTTCCAGAATATCTAACTTGCAATTGCAGGTTTATCAGGAAGCAGAAGCCTATTTGTCCCAGCTTACTGGTGCAGAAGCTGCAGTAACTTTATCATCCGGATTTTTAACCGGACAAATGGTGGTTCGCCTGCTGGAAAATACCGGAATGTTAATGTATGCTCCCAGAACTCATCCGGCCTTGTGGCGCAGTGCCGATGATTTTTTTGACGGCGATTACCAGCAGTGGGTAGATATAATAATGGATGTATTAACGAGTATGTCTGATGCAAACATTGTGATTCTCACCAATTCGCTAGATCCTTTACAAGCCAAACGGTATAGTTTTGACTGGTTACAGCACTTGCCAACAGATAAATCCATTACCCTGGTTGTGGATGATTCACATGGATTTGGCATAACTGGAAAGAACGGAGCAGGCATCTTTCAGGAACTGATCGCATATAAGCATATCCGGCCTATTGTAGTGAGTTCGTTTGGAAAAGCATTCGGGATTCCCGGAGGTGTAGTTTTATCGGATAGAGCAACCGTAGAAACATTCAAACGAAACCCTTTTTTTGGTGGAAGTTCACCTGTCATTCCAGCCTATCTGTACACTTTTCTGCGCTCAGAAAATCTTTATCAGCAGGAACGGCAAAAACTGTTTGCCAATATCCGGCAGTTTGAAAGCTTCATTTCAAATACTGGCTTATTTGAATATTTTCCGGATTATCCCGTATTTTATACCAGAGAGAATACGCTTGCTACGTACCTGAAAGAAAATAATATCCTGATTTCCAGTTTTCCCTATCCTTCTCCCGAAAGCAAACTTGTTACCCGGGTAGTAATTAATAGTCTCCATACACCGGATGATATTTTCCGGCTGGCACAAGCAATAAACAGATTTGTCAATCTCATGTAG
- a CDS encoding tetratricopeptide repeat protein produces MYKYLFLLLFTFCSLHLLAQKPEEKAYQKAVGYFNKGKVEKGFKYLEKALAINPAYYDALYARSYYNFGRGNYQQALPDYDTLLVHHPEDTTLYRYRGLARMYTQNYAAAEADLLKALSLDNSDASIYSDLGYFYYQVMDYEQALQYYDKSISRQPSRFAYYQKAQTLYSIDEYEQALVTLEHNLQSDPKDADALRLKALILMNTGKYTETIKIYEQLVANGDIEEPDDFFNWGLTYYLQKKYTQALTYFTTPEKHQDPELFYYIGLSQYKVKNQKAALQALNQAVQFADKTQEETAPYFYNRAIVKADQQDRRGATQDFLQALALTPELFQKLDAEGDTMEVLGNAALLLKSNYSRRQVDSVSAIGYEQRAKKWFEKDGWEKESLALINKSISLDSSRASSRFSRARMYYYGENYMQALNEVNKSISLAAGKPSEDYYHLRGLVYYEMDLPEKAQEDFNKAIAARPEKAAYYYDRAFASASLGEYQESISDINKAIALDSEERNTYLLARVGFYNELNQFDNALADCNELVSSGPDKAVVYYQRGVARMGLKKYDEAIQDFTRAIRLEPDFKEAGEKLTEALQAK; encoded by the coding sequence ATGTATAAATATCTGTTTCTCTTATTATTTACTTTCTGCAGCCTGCACCTTTTAGCACAGAAGCCTGAAGAAAAGGCTTATCAGAAAGCGGTTGGTTATTTTAACAAAGGAAAAGTAGAAAAAGGCTTTAAATACCTGGAAAAAGCCCTTGCTATCAATCCGGCGTATTATGATGCCTTGTATGCCCGGAGTTATTATAATTTCGGAAGGGGAAATTACCAGCAAGCTCTTCCTGATTATGATACCCTGCTTGTACATCACCCCGAAGATACCACCTTGTACCGCTACCGGGGACTTGCCAGAATGTATACACAGAATTATGCGGCCGCTGAAGCAGATTTATTAAAAGCCCTTTCCTTAGATAATTCGGATGCCAGTATTTACAGTGATCTGGGTTATTTCTATTACCAGGTTATGGATTACGAACAAGCCTTACAGTATTACGATAAGTCTATTTCCAGGCAGCCCAGCCGTTTTGCCTATTACCAGAAAGCCCAGACGCTTTATAGTATTGATGAATATGAACAGGCGCTGGTTACGCTGGAACACAATCTGCAATCCGACCCGAAAGATGCCGATGCCCTGCGTTTGAAAGCACTTATTCTGATGAATACCGGGAAATATACCGAGACAATTAAAATTTATGAACAACTGGTAGCGAATGGCGATATAGAAGAGCCGGATGACTTTTTCAACTGGGGCTTAACGTATTACCTCCAGAAAAAATATACCCAGGCACTTACCTATTTTACTACCCCTGAAAAACACCAGGACCCGGAATTGTTTTACTACATCGGCCTTTCTCAATACAAAGTAAAAAACCAGAAAGCCGCTTTACAGGCACTTAACCAGGCGGTTCAATTTGCGGATAAAACCCAGGAAGAAACAGCCCCCTATTTTTATAACCGGGCCATTGTAAAAGCTGACCAGCAGGATAGGAGAGGAGCTACCCAGGATTTTTTACAGGCCCTTGCCCTCACGCCGGAGTTATTCCAGAAACTCGATGCAGAAGGTGATACGATGGAAGTATTGGGAAATGCTGCCCTGCTCCTTAAAAGTAATTATTCCCGCCGGCAAGTAGACAGCGTAAGTGCCATTGGCTATGAACAGAGGGCCAAAAAATGGTTTGAGAAAGACGGCTGGGAGAAAGAATCACTGGCATTAATTAACAAATCCATTTCACTGGATTCTAGTAGAGCCTCCAGTAGGTTCAGCCGGGCAAGAATGTACTATTATGGCGAAAATTATATGCAAGCCTTGAATGAAGTGAACAAATCCATTAGCCTGGCCGCCGGCAAACCAAGTGAAGATTACTATCACCTGCGTGGACTGGTGTATTACGAAATGGACTTACCGGAAAAAGCGCAGGAAGATTTTAATAAAGCCATTGCCGCGCGACCTGAAAAAGCGGCTTATTACTACGATAGGGCATTTGCCTCGGCCAGTCTGGGAGAATATCAGGAGAGTATTTCTGATATAAACAAAGCTATCGCTTTAGATAGTGAAGAACGAAACACTTATCTGCTGGCAAGGGTTGGCTTTTACAATGAGCTCAATCAGTTTGATAATGCACTTGCCGATTGTAATGAACTTGTTTCCAGTGGACCAGACAAAGCAGTAGTATATTACCAGCGAGGTGTTGCCAGAATGGGGCTGAAAAAGTATGATGAAGCTATCCAGGATTTTACCAGAGCCATTCGCCTGGAGCCTGATTTCAAGGAAGCAGGTGAAAAACTCACCGAAGCATTGCAGGCAAAGTAG
- a CDS encoding DUF2871 family protein, with protein sequence MYYTLFLTIHSILRWLVLSSIVYATISALQGLVSKRMYSKSDSIIRSLATTLTHTQLLLGFVLYFILSPITGQFMKGNANGNEQMWFFGAYHIALMFIAVGVMTTGGSKAKRATTDRDKFRFTAISFGISLLLILLAIPWFRPFFRGT encoded by the coding sequence ATGTATTATACTCTTTTTCTCACCATTCATTCCATCCTTCGCTGGCTAGTCCTGTCAAGTATTGTATATGCTACCATTTCGGCTTTACAGGGTTTAGTTTCCAAGCGGATGTATTCCAAATCAGATTCGATAATACGTTCGCTGGCCACTACACTTACTCATACGCAATTATTGCTTGGATTTGTATTGTATTTTATTCTGAGCCCCATTACCGGGCAGTTTATGAAGGGAAATGCCAATGGCAATGAACAGATGTGGTTTTTTGGTGCTTATCACATCGCATTGATGTTTATAGCCGTTGGCGTAATGACTACCGGAGGTTCTAAAGCTAAACGGGCAACCACAGATAGGGATAAGTTCAGGTTTACAGCTATTTCTTTTGGAATTTCGCTGTTATTGATCTTACTGGCTATTCCCTGGTTCAGGCCATTTTTCAGAGGCACGTAA
- a CDS encoding DUF4240 domain-containing protein, producing MNEQRFWKIIETAWQNLPLLDELRQQALQSNEASLFEGVSFGLNDEVVEEMESQLEKLTEQELTAFNHIMEEKLYTIDREEIHKYTDGSDDGFLYCRGFIVGMGEQYYNEVNENPARATMDVEAESVCFIGYDVYEKRFGKEFERNTTYNIESCSNANGWSSE from the coding sequence ATGAATGAACAAAGATTCTGGAAAATAATTGAAACGGCCTGGCAAAATCTACCATTATTGGATGAATTACGGCAGCAAGCCCTGCAAAGCAATGAAGCTTCTTTATTTGAAGGGGTAAGTTTTGGGCTGAATGATGAAGTAGTAGAGGAAATGGAAAGCCAGTTAGAAAAGCTTACTGAACAAGAACTCACCGCCTTTAACCATATCATGGAGGAAAAGCTCTATACCATTGACCGGGAAGAGATTCACAAATATACCGATGGCTCCGATGATGGGTTTTTATACTGCCGGGGTTTTATTGTTGGGATGGGCGAACAATACTATAATGAAGTGAATGAAAATCCTGCCAGGGCTACGATGGATGTAGAAGCTGAATCAGTTTGTTTTATTGGGTATGATGTTTATGAAAAACGATTTGGAAAAGAGTTTGAGAGAAATACCACTTACAATATTGAATCCTGTTCTAATGCCAACGGATGGTCTTCTGAGTAA
- a CDS encoding DUF4304 domain-containing protein, translating to MKTNAEEKFNHIVKYAFHQILKPLGYKKKNNNFYKPFEGFGHMVNLQKSIYYSKEHLHFTINIGLFLPEFYKRYFKTAPPAFPSEPDCVVRKRIGWLLDGNDKWWDVNNETDSVALSEELKIIVSEKILPFLDHYQTKADILSAVSSRFGVWTKSASNIVLGKNN from the coding sequence ATGAAGACTAATGCAGAAGAAAAATTTAATCATATAGTAAAGTATGCTTTTCATCAGATATTAAAGCCATTAGGATATAAGAAAAAGAACAACAATTTCTATAAACCCTTTGAAGGGTTTGGCCATATGGTCAACCTACAAAAGAGTATCTATTACTCTAAAGAGCATCTGCATTTCACCATTAATATAGGCTTATTCTTACCCGAGTTTTATAAAAGATATTTCAAGACCGCGCCCCCAGCTTTTCCTTCTGAGCCTGATTGTGTTGTCAGAAAGAGGATAGGATGGTTGTTAGATGGCAATGATAAATGGTGGGATGTAAACAACGAAACCGATAGTGTTGCATTGAGTGAAGAACTTAAAATAATAGTGAGTGAAAAAATCCTGCCTTTTTTGGATCATTATCAGACTAAAGCCGACATACTATCAGCCGTAAGCAGTAGATTTGGGGTATGGACTAAATCGGCTTCCAATATTGTACTAGGAAAAAATAATTAA